A window from uncultured Desulfobacter sp. encodes these proteins:
- a CDS encoding metal-dependent hydrolase — protein MADFKTHLTVASIGSSIAATMLFAAGIASPQEVLLYFTLGVVGGLLPDIDSDSSLTVRLLFTFIATLISFLVMFKQRADNTVMELLIIWAASFVLIKIFIFSLFTKLTVHRGIIHSIPAAIAFGCMAAIGLNRVFHFNDFVSWMAGGFVFAGSILHLLLDELCGLNFLTLKTKKSAGTAFKFGSIKHLKETVAIYMLIAVLFVAMPSHTSFFTVLLAPQTYAHLEFFPSGKWFNRLCTELEKTDIIK, from the coding sequence GTGGCGGATTTTAAAACACATCTCACAGTGGCAAGTATCGGGAGTAGCATTGCGGCAACAATGCTGTTTGCAGCAGGGATTGCATCTCCCCAGGAAGTTCTGCTTTACTTTACCTTGGGCGTTGTGGGCGGCCTGCTGCCGGACATTGATTCGGACAGTTCTTTAACAGTTCGTTTGCTGTTCACATTCATTGCGACATTGATATCGTTTTTAGTCATGTTCAAGCAGCGGGCGGACAATACAGTGATGGAACTTCTCATCATATGGGCGGCGAGTTTCGTTTTAATAAAAATTTTTATTTTTTCTTTGTTTACGAAGCTGACCGTTCACCGGGGCATTATCCACTCCATACCGGCGGCAATAGCCTTTGGATGCATGGCGGCCATCGGTCTGAACCGCGTGTTCCACTTCAATGATTTTGTCTCCTGGATGGCCGGCGGGTTTGTTTTCGCAGGTTCGATCCTTCACCTCTTACTGGATGAACTGTGCGGCCTTAATTTTTTAACGCTGAAAACAAAAAAATCTGCAGGTACGGCATTTAAATTCGGCAGCATCAAACACCTCAAGGAAACCGTCGCCATCTATATGCTCATTGCCGTCTTGTTTGTGGCCATGCCCAGTCATACAAGTTTTTTTACCGTGCTTCTCGCACCACAAACCTATGCGCACCTTGAATTTTTCCCCAGTGGGAAATGGTTCAACCGGCTGTGTACCGAACTTGAAAAAACTGATATTATCAAATAA
- a CDS encoding alpha/beta hydrolase has translation MDNILDHTLIEQRYFFPRKGFFDNPFWVDVDGARLACSYHELNPDAKTLVHFHGNGEIVDDWQGDFVALIHQMGCNCFLAELRGYGQSSGRAQLGKMISDVRPTIESLKRHPRDLIFFGRSVGSIFALEAAACFPDAAGLVLESAVADVLERLLLRVHPEEMNVDLSALQTAVDQQLNHQQKIASFKGDVLVMHTVHDGLIDVSHGQRLYDWATAGKNIRLFERGDHNSIMMRNAREYFSCLDAFIRSLN, from the coding sequence ATGGATAATATACTTGATCATACGTTAATTGAGCAGCGTTATTTTTTCCCACGTAAAGGCTTTTTTGACAACCCGTTCTGGGTGGATGTTGATGGTGCCAGATTAGCATGCAGCTACCACGAACTTAATCCGGATGCGAAAACACTAGTACATTTTCACGGCAATGGCGAGATTGTTGATGATTGGCAGGGTGATTTTGTGGCCTTGATTCATCAGATGGGCTGTAATTGTTTTCTGGCAGAACTACGCGGATATGGGCAATCCAGCGGCCGGGCGCAATTGGGTAAAATGATCAGCGATGTCCGGCCAACCATCGAATCATTAAAACGTCACCCCCGGGATTTGATTTTTTTCGGCCGCAGTGTGGGGTCCATATTTGCACTGGAGGCTGCCGCCTGTTTTCCCGATGCTGCCGGATTGGTTCTTGAAAGTGCGGTGGCCGATGTGCTTGAACGGTTGCTGCTGCGCGTTCACCCCGAAGAGATGAATGTTGATCTGTCTGCGCTGCAGACTGCAGTGGATCAGCAGTTGAATCATCAGCAGAAAATCGCCTCATTTAAAGGCGATGTGCTGGTGATGCACACCGTTCATGACGGCTTGATTGATGTGAGCCACGGTCAGCGGCTCTATGACTGGGCAACGGCGGGAAAAAATATTCGGCTGTTTGAGCGGGGCGATCACAACAGCATTATGATGCGCAATGCCAGGGAATATTTTTCGTGCCTCGACGCGTTTATTCGCAGTTTAAACTGA
- a CDS encoding RNA methyltransferase encodes MQHSLAFEKRIKRRISARPHVFFAVCPPGLGGVCEQEISLVSQRAGEIFSDHYRISDIKACPGGIEFQTRLKTACLANILMGSATRILMRLVSFKAENFRQLEDRIKAVDWELYLPRQVLPDMKVTTHKSRLYHSAAIADRIRPILHDRLFSKEAFPHTDIPEKPASISQTLMVRADNDRFELSLDMSGTPLYKRGIKEKVVKAPLRETLAFAILTRLGLSANDTLVDPMCGSGTFSLEGAMMQCGLPPGIFRTFAFEAWPGFEKKSMVHAHDKLMSAAVSFMDARSLPPILARDLDGTAIDHLKQTCTRHPAFHRICPMCDDFFNMTPPAIPDHQGVVVLNPPYGIRLDKTQDITAFYKEIGHKLSADFKGFRAAIICPGQHEFQALNLGLSTMPIFHGGLDLYMAVGIIG; translated from the coding sequence GTGCAACATTCTTTAGCATTTGAAAAACGGATAAAACGTCGTATCTCCGCAAGACCCCACGTTTTTTTTGCTGTATGCCCGCCGGGTCTTGGCGGCGTCTGTGAACAAGAAATATCCCTGGTCTCCCAAAGGGCGGGGGAAATATTCTCAGATCATTACAGGATCAGTGATATTAAAGCGTGCCCCGGGGGAATTGAGTTTCAAACTCGCCTGAAAACCGCCTGCCTGGCCAATATCCTGATGGGATCGGCCACCCGGATTCTCATGCGGCTTGTGTCATTTAAAGCAGAGAATTTCAGGCAGCTTGAAGATCGGATTAAAGCAGTTGACTGGGAACTGTACCTGCCCCGCCAGGTCCTGCCCGACATGAAGGTCACGACCCACAAATCGCGACTGTATCACTCGGCAGCCATTGCCGATCGAATCAGGCCCATCCTGCATGACCGATTGTTTTCAAAGGAAGCGTTTCCCCATACCGACATCCCCGAAAAGCCTGCAAGCATAAGCCAGACCTTGATGGTCCGCGCCGACAATGACAGATTTGAACTCTCCCTGGATATGTCAGGAACGCCGCTATACAAACGGGGCATCAAAGAGAAAGTGGTGAAAGCCCCTTTGCGCGAAACCCTGGCCTTTGCCATACTTACCCGGCTGGGTCTGTCGGCAAACGACACGCTTGTGGACCCCATGTGCGGCTCGGGTACCTTCAGCCTGGAGGGAGCCATGATGCAGTGTGGACTCCCCCCAGGGATATTCAGAACCTTTGCCTTTGAAGCCTGGCCGGGATTTGAAAAAAAAAGTATGGTCCATGCCCATGACAAGCTGATGTCGGCCGCTGTCAGTTTCATGGATGCCCGCAGCCTCCCCCCTATTTTAGCCCGGGATCTGGACGGCACCGCCATTGATCACCTGAAACAGACCTGTACCCGACACCCGGCCTTCCATCGCATCTGTCCTATGTGCGACGATTTCTTTAACATGACGCCCCCAGCCATTCCAGACCATCAGGGCGTGGTGGTTTTGAATCCGCCCTACGGTATCCGCCTGGATAAAACCCAGGACATCACAGCTTTTTATAAAGAGATCGGACACAAGCTGTCTGCTGACTTCAAAGGTTTTCGTGCCGCAATTATCTGCCCGGGCCAACACGAGTTCCAGGCGCTGAACCTGGGACTGTCAACCATGCCCATTTTTCATGGCGGCCTTGATCTTTATATGGCTGTGGGCATAATCGGATAG
- a CDS encoding zinc ribbon domain-containing protein: MPLYDFHCPECNRIVELLMTSRDDQAVCPECGSTRLEKLMAAPSSLSGKSGGAMPGPNDTACCGSRPGEKSGCAGPGSCCGRAF; the protein is encoded by the coding sequence ATGCCTTTATATGACTTTCACTGTCCGGAATGTAACCGGATTGTTGAACTGCTCATGACCAGCCGGGATGACCAGGCGGTCTGTCCTGAATGCGGTTCGACCCGTCTTGAAAAACTCATGGCCGCCCCCTCAAGCCTTTCCGGCAAATCCGGCGGCGCCATGCCCGGCCCCAACGACACCGCCTGCTGCGGCTCCAGGCCCGGAGAAAAGAGCGGATGCGCTGGCCCCGGCTCCTGCTGCGGAAGGGCCTTTTAA
- a CDS encoding NifB/NifX family molybdenum-iron cluster-binding protein: protein MKIAITSTGTDLDAQVDPRFGRAAYIIVVDTETLDFEVIDNSDNKNAFKGAGITAASSICDKGAEVLITGFCGPNAFKTLDSAGVKVANDATGTIRSTVEDYKAGKFTFAEDANAEGHW from the coding sequence ATGAAAATAGCAATCACATCTACAGGCACAGACCTTGATGCCCAGGTGGACCCCAGATTCGGCCGAGCGGCCTACATCATCGTGGTGGATACCGAGACCCTGGATTTTGAGGTCATTGACAACTCTGACAATAAAAATGCCTTTAAGGGTGCCGGTATCACAGCAGCGTCATCAATCTGTGACAAAGGTGCCGAGGTATTGATCACCGGATTTTGCGGTCCCAATGCATTCAAGACCCTTGACAGTGCAGGCGTCAAAGTGGCAAACGATGCCACCGGCACCATCAGGAGTACGGTTGAAGATTATAAGGCCGGTAAATTTACATTTGCCGAGGATGCCAATGCCGAAGGGCACTGGTAA
- a CDS encoding NifB/NifX family molybdenum-iron cluster-binding protein, translated as MENGRIAIPSNGEGGLSGTRAGHFGHCDVFTFVDVKDGKIETVSTIANQEHAQGGCMVPVNLLAEHRVNALIVGGIGMRPLMGFRQVGIDVYHDDQRAEIEPVVMDLIAGKLEQIRNDQVCGGGGGAH; from the coding sequence ATGGAAAACGGTAGAATTGCAATCCCCTCCAACGGTGAAGGCGGACTTTCCGGTACCCGTGCAGGCCATTTCGGACATTGTGACGTATTCACCTTTGTGGATGTCAAAGACGGAAAGATTGAAACGGTATCCACCATTGCCAACCAGGAACATGCCCAGGGCGGCTGCATGGTACCTGTAAATCTTCTGGCCGAACACCGGGTAAACGCCTTGATCGTCGGCGGCATCGGTATGCGCCCGCTCATGGGCTTTCGCCAGGTGGGCATTGATGTGTATCATGATGACCAGCGTGCGGAAATTGAGCCTGTGGTCATGGACCTGATTGCTGGCAAACTTGAACAGATCAGAAATGATCAGGTCTGCGGTGGCGGCGGTGGCGCGCATTAG
- a CDS encoding P-loop NTPase encodes MKELVILSGKGGTGKTSLTSAFASLAENMMLCDADVDAADLHLIMDPDVLEIHDFAGGYEAEIIPEECTGCGQCMTLCRFDAVKPVKGTGIFHIDSLDCEGCGVCADLCPESAIKFEKKICGQWFASKTRFGDMIHARLGIAEENSGRLVALVREEARKRVLADRIDLLLTDGPPGIGCPVIASMGQASAVLIVTEPTVSGIHDMERVAQLAAHFRLPAMICINKYDLNPDQAKAIEAIAEKRNIEFVGKIPFDPAFTQAMVQGKSIMETHGDSPAATEIKQIWERIMGHPSMKMDRLC; translated from the coding sequence ATGAAAGAACTTGTTATCCTAAGCGGCAAAGGCGGAACCGGAAAAACCAGTTTAACATCGGCCTTTGCAAGCCTTGCAGAAAATATGATGCTGTGCGACGCGGATGTGGATGCAGCAGACCTGCACCTGATCATGGATCCGGATGTTCTTGAAATCCATGATTTTGCAGGCGGTTATGAAGCAGAGATTATCCCTGAGGAGTGCACCGGCTGCGGGCAGTGCATGACCCTTTGCAGGTTTGACGCGGTCAAACCGGTTAAAGGCACAGGCATATTTCATATTGACAGCCTTGACTGTGAAGGCTGCGGGGTCTGTGCGGATCTGTGCCCGGAATCCGCCATTAAATTTGAAAAAAAAATCTGCGGCCAGTGGTTCGCGTCCAAAACCCGGTTCGGAGACATGATCCATGCCCGGTTAGGCATTGCCGAAGAGAACTCAGGCCGGTTGGTTGCGTTGGTCAGAGAAGAAGCCAGAAAACGGGTACTTGCGGACCGCATTGACCTGTTGCTCACAGACGGCCCTCCGGGCATCGGATGTCCGGTGATTGCCTCCATGGGACAGGCCAGCGCCGTCCTTATCGTAACGGAGCCCACTGTGTCGGGCATCCATGATATGGAACGTGTGGCCCAGTTGGCTGCCCATTTTAGATTACCGGCCATGATCTGCATCAATAAATATGATTTAAATCCGGATCAGGCCAAGGCCATTGAAGCCATTGCCGAAAAAAGAAACATCGAATTTGTTGGAAAAATCCCCTTTGACCCGGCATTTACCCAAGCCATGGTCCAGGGCAAATCCATCATGGAAACCCATGGGGACAGCCCGGCTGCGACAGAAATTAAACAGATCTGGGAGCGGATTATGGGGCATCCGTCCATGAAAATGGATCGACTTTGTTAA
- a CDS encoding ATP-binding protein, translated as MIISIASGKGGTGKTTVATNLYASLDADLMLLDCDVEEPNAHLFLNPNITGEEKVNAPVPQVDQNRCTYCKKCMEICRYGAIAVAGKTVVTFPELCHSCGGCTVVCPEKAITETDRFIGTVETGTVNLPNTPAFGRGLLDIGQVMAPLVIRQVRKLEGQKELTIIDAPPGTSCPVIAAMKDTDFVLLVTEPTPFGLHDLTLAVEAVKLLGIPCGLVINRAGLGNDCVKDYAQKENIPVLLELPFDKRIASAYSKGELLVQALPEYKALFKKLYTSIEEIVNRKGAA; from the coding sequence ATGATCATCAGCATAGCAAGCGGAAAAGGTGGCACAGGTAAAACCACTGTGGCCACCAACCTTTACGCAAGCCTTGATGCAGACCTTATGCTTTTAGACTGCGACGTGGAAGAGCCCAATGCCCATCTTTTTCTAAATCCAAACATCACTGGAGAAGAAAAGGTCAACGCTCCGGTACCCCAGGTCGACCAGAACCGTTGCACCTATTGCAAAAAATGCATGGAGATCTGCCGGTACGGTGCCATTGCCGTAGCCGGAAAAACAGTGGTGACATTTCCGGAACTGTGCCACTCCTGCGGCGGATGCACGGTTGTCTGTCCGGAAAAGGCCATCACCGAAACAGACAGATTCATCGGCACGGTGGAAACGGGCACAGTGAATCTGCCCAACACGCCGGCATTCGGCCGGGGGCTTCTGGATATCGGCCAGGTTATGGCACCATTGGTCATCAGACAGGTTCGCAAGCTGGAAGGCCAAAAAGAGCTGACCATTATTGATGCCCCGCCGGGTACCTCCTGTCCCGTGATCGCAGCCATGAAGGATACGGATTTTGTGCTTCTGGTCACCGAGCCCACCCCATTTGGACTGCATGACCTGACCCTGGCCGTAGAAGCGGTCAAGCTACTGGGTATTCCCTGCGGTCTTGTGATAAACCGGGCAGGTCTCGGCAATGATTGCGTTAAGGATTATGCCCAAAAAGAAAACATACCGGTTTTACTTGAACTCCCCTTTGACAAGCGCATTGCCTCGGCCTATTCAAAGGGCGAACTGCTTGTCCAGGCTCTGCCTGAATACAAAGCGCTGTTTAAAAAACTGTACACATCCATTGAAGAGATCGTGAACCGAAAGGGAGCTGCCTGA
- a CDS encoding 3-deoxy-7-phosphoheptulonate synthase, translating to MKLINDVNVESFFTLTSPEAIRAKLPVSNETADNVLAGRKEVQDILTGTDKRLMIIAGPCSIHDMDAAMEYAQKMTALREDVKDKINLIMRVYFEKPRTTVGWKGLINDPFLDSTYNMDEGLRRARSLLIDINGLGLPAATEILDPITPQYIAGLLSWVAIGARTTESQTHREMASGLSMPVGFKNGTDGSLTSAVNATMAAKAPQHFLGIDPAGKTAVVNTRGNQFCHIVLRGGASPNYDPVSVGKAQARLREKGLLDAVIIDCSHDNSGQKYTGQSFVFKSAVDQRLDGNDRIVGLMLESNLFEGNQKCKCNGDAGDLKYGVSITDECISWETTEQLIHDAFDKLP from the coding sequence ATGAAACTGATTAACGATGTAAATGTAGAATCATTTTTCACCCTTACCTCCCCGGAAGCCATACGAGCGAAATTGCCTGTATCCAACGAAACGGCGGACAATGTCCTTGCCGGTCGCAAGGAAGTACAGGACATTTTGACCGGTACGGATAAACGGTTGATGATCATTGCAGGCCCCTGCTCCATCCATGACATGGATGCCGCCATGGAGTATGCCCAAAAAATGACGGCCCTGCGCGAAGACGTCAAAGACAAAATCAATCTGATTATGCGGGTCTATTTTGAAAAACCCCGAACCACGGTGGGATGGAAAGGCCTGATCAATGACCCGTTCCTGGATTCCACCTATAATATGGATGAAGGGCTTCGCAGGGCCAGATCCCTGTTGATCGACATCAATGGATTAGGACTTCCTGCGGCCACGGAGATTTTAGATCCCATCACACCCCAGTACATTGCCGGCCTATTAAGCTGGGTGGCCATTGGCGCACGCACCACAGAGTCCCAGACCCACCGGGAGATGGCCTCGGGACTCTCCATGCCCGTGGGATTCAAAAACGGTACGGACGGCAGCCTGACATCCGCTGTCAATGCCACCATGGCCGCAAAGGCACCCCAGCATTTTCTGGGCATTGATCCGGCCGGCAAAACAGCCGTTGTCAACACCCGGGGCAACCAGTTCTGCCATATAGTCCTGCGCGGCGGCGCTTCCCCCAATTACGATCCAGTATCCGTGGGAAAAGCCCAGGCCCGGCTCAGGGAAAAGGGCCTTTTGGATGCCGTGATCATTGACTGCTCCCATGACAACTCCGGCCAGAAATACACAGGCCAGTCCTTCGTATTTAAAAGCGCCGTGGATCAGAGGCTTGATGGCAATGACAGAATTGTGGGCCTGATGCTGGAAAGTAATCTGTTTGAAGGCAATCAAAAATGCAAGTGCAACGGAGATGCCGGCGACCTTAAGTACGGGGTCTCCATCACAGATGAATGCATCTCTTGGGAAACAACGGAACAGCTTATCCACGACGCATTCGACAAGTTGCCTTAA
- a CDS encoding HD domain-containing phosphohydrolase — translation MCLALEYFDDGSSFFAVDPLSINPATLADFSLFERHPYQNGIFRFRCLLTDADTITVERLRELLGSWSTVYIHNDEAQDYNAYIKKNLKFILDNDALSTSKKTGILVNLSTDAIKEAFAAPFVPQAKINETVVHLEKFVSQALDFLSDIKSLSGIAAMIGHDYDTHTHSVKVGWLCAVFIKANPDLFGSPGRERLKQILIQATVAGCLHDLGKVKIPENVLHKPGRLNNLEYVLIQSHPAFAMALLFEKKLPNETIQAILYHHENEDGSGYPCGLAGDEIPLSAKICHIADVFDALTSARPYKKGKSPVEALKIMAGKNPYLDTLKIFEAEAVENARPPVTAIVRDEQDPKLRRLREQQIVEEEAAKRVDARVKLRDQGMSHCFDAELLRRFIQTLSKSDSFDLSGLF, via the coding sequence TTGTGTTTGGCACTGGAATATTTTGACGACGGCAGTTCATTTTTTGCGGTTGATCCCCTGTCCATAAATCCGGCAACCCTGGCCGACTTCTCTTTGTTTGAGCGGCATCCTTACCAAAACGGCATATTTCGGTTTCGCTGTCTGCTCACGGATGCCGACACCATCACGGTTGAACGTTTAAGGGAACTGCTGGGAAGCTGGAGTACGGTTTACATACACAATGACGAAGCCCAGGATTATAATGCATACATAAAGAAAAATCTGAAGTTCATCCTTGATAATGACGCCCTTTCAACTTCAAAAAAGACAGGGATACTGGTTAACTTGTCCACGGATGCGATTAAAGAGGCCTTTGCCGCGCCGTTTGTGCCCCAGGCTAAGATCAACGAAACAGTAGTGCATCTTGAAAAATTTGTCTCCCAGGCCCTTGATTTTCTGTCGGATATCAAATCCTTAAGCGGCATCGCCGCCATGATCGGGCATGATTATGACACCCACACCCATTCGGTTAAGGTCGGCTGGCTGTGCGCGGTTTTTATAAAGGCCAACCCGGATCTTTTCGGCAGTCCCGGCAGGGAACGGTTAAAACAGATTCTTATCCAGGCGACGGTTGCCGGGTGTCTACACGATCTGGGCAAGGTGAAAATTCCTGAAAATGTGCTCCATAAACCCGGGCGTCTAAATAATCTTGAGTATGTCCTCATTCAGTCCCACCCCGCCTTTGCCATGGCCCTGCTGTTTGAAAAAAAGTTACCCAATGAGACGATCCAGGCCATTTTGTATCACCATGAAAATGAAGACGGCAGCGGCTATCCCTGCGGCCTGGCCGGAGATGAGATTCCTCTGTCCGCTAAAATCTGCCATATTGCCGATGTGTTTGATGCACTGACCTCGGCAAGGCCGTATAAAAAAGGAAAATCCCCGGTTGAGGCCTTGAAAATTATGGCCGGCAAAAATCCGTACCTGGATACATTAAAGATTTTTGAAGCCGAGGCCGTTGAAAATGCCCGGCCGCCGGTAACGGCCATCGTGAGGGATGAACAGGACCCTAAGCTGCGGCGTTTAAGAGAACAGCAGATTGTTGAAGAAGAGGCGGCCAAACGGGTGGACGCCAGGGTGAAATTACGGGACCAGGGTATGTCCCACTGTTTTGATGCGGAACTGCTCAGGCGCTTTATTCAGACATTAAGCAAATCCGACAGCTTTGACCTTTCCGGCCTTTTTTGA
- a CDS encoding YhbY family RNA-binding protein: protein MTQLTGAQRKYLRGLAHNLNPAAFVGAKGLTDAMIQEADNALNTSELIKIKFIDHKEKDVKAALLDEITARLKCHLAGTIGHVAVLYRSNPDPGKQKITLV from the coding sequence GTGACACAACTTACCGGCGCCCAGCGCAAATATTTAAGGGGCCTTGCCCATAACTTGAACCCAGCCGCTTTTGTGGGGGCAAAGGGCTTGACAGACGCCATGATTCAAGAGGCGGACAATGCCCTGAACACATCTGAACTGATCAAGATAAAATTTATTGATCACAAGGAAAAGGATGTAAAGGCTGCTTTGCTTGATGAGATTACGGCTCGGCTTAAATGCCATCTTGCTGGAACCATCGGCCATGTGGCTGTCCTTTACCGCTCCAATCCAGATCCGGGAAAACAAAAAATTACTTTGGTGTGA
- a CDS encoding MBL fold metallo-hydrolase has product MQDTSFIVLRGNSMRLDGGTMFGNAAKALWQKWVPADENGMIDISSNCLLVKTGDYNILFETGCGAYLSPDMKQRFSMNEDAHVLMQSLAEYGLSDADITHVVLSHLHFDHAGGLLSAWAQDHEPALLFPKALFVTGEEHFKRSKSPHYRDRASFIPGLAEKLQGSGRLVLKQGGNRLVVGGLTIEFFQSQGHTPGMLVSWIHAKNGTVVYTADLIPGLPWVNLPITMGYDRFAEKLVDEKKQMLDRAVDEDALLVFPHDPGHVAARVEMNPAKKRVMPATVFDSLNMTI; this is encoded by the coding sequence ATGCAGGATACTTCATTTATTGTTTTGCGGGGCAACAGTATGCGTTTGGACGGCGGCACCATGTTCGGCAACGCGGCCAAAGCCCTGTGGCAGAAATGGGTCCCGGCAGATGAAAACGGCATGATTGATATTTCTTCAAACTGTCTGCTGGTGAAAACCGGGGATTACAACATCTTGTTTGAGACCGGATGCGGTGCATATCTGTCCCCTGACATGAAACAGCGGTTTTCGATGAATGAAGACGCGCATGTGCTGATGCAGTCCCTGGCAGAATATGGCTTAAGTGATGCGGACATCACTCATGTTGTGCTGTCCCATCTTCATTTTGACCATGCCGGCGGACTTTTAAGCGCCTGGGCGCAGGATCATGAACCTGCCCTGCTTTTTCCCAAAGCTCTTTTTGTGACAGGCGAAGAACATTTCAAGCGCTCCAAATCCCCCCATTACCGGGACCGTGCCTCATTTATTCCAGGCCTTGCTGAAAAGCTCCAGGGCTCAGGGCGGCTCGTGCTCAAGCAGGGCGGCAACCGTTTGGTTGTGGGGGGGCTGACCATTGAATTTTTCCAAAGCCAGGGCCACACCCCGGGAATGCTTGTCTCCTGGATCCATGCTAAAAACGGAACGGTTGTGTATACCGCAGATCTTATTCCGGGACTGCCTTGGGTCAACCTACCCATCACCATGGGATATGACCGATTTGCCGAAAAGCTGGTGGACGAGAAAAAACAGATGCTGGACCGGGCCGTTGATGAAGACGCCCTGCTGGTATTTCCCCATGACCCCGGCCATGTGGCTGCCCGGGTTGAAATGAATCCCGCGAAAAAAAGGGTGATGCCGGCAACGGTTTTTGACTCTTTAAATATGACGATTTAA
- the ychF gene encoding redox-regulated ATPase YchF — protein sequence MKVGIIGLPQTGKKTLFQILTGNEITDPAKAFKPVPGTADILDSRFDRLVEMYVPKKNVRARLDLVLLPKMEAETISKGDIFKDISDMDAVCHVVRAFEDEAVYHADGSVDALRDFDMVNSELVMHDQIFVEKRIERLSAMVKKIKDDDQKKELVLMEKMLVHLEQELPLRLLELSEDEDKLIRSYPFITLKKLVVAVNVGEDDLGNTDILEAFKESCDALDIEAMLVSAKVEAEIAMLDSAEEKQEFLEDLGITSTALETLTASCLKSLNLISFFTVGTDEVRQWLVRKEAKAPIAAGVIHSDLERGFIRAEVFKYDELMSFGSEAELKKNGKFYVEGKEYVVQDGDILNIRFSV from the coding sequence ATGAAGGTAGGCATTATCGGACTGCCCCAGACAGGGAAGAAAACATTGTTCCAGATCCTGACCGGAAACGAGATTACGGACCCGGCCAAAGCATTTAAGCCGGTGCCGGGCACCGCAGATATTTTGGATTCCAGATTTGACCGGTTGGTGGAGATGTATGTCCCCAAAAAAAATGTCCGGGCGCGTCTTGACCTGGTGCTGCTGCCCAAAATGGAGGCTGAGACCATTTCCAAAGGGGATATTTTCAAGGATATCTCAGATATGGACGCGGTGTGCCATGTGGTCCGGGCCTTTGAGGATGAGGCGGTTTATCATGCTGATGGTAGCGTGGATGCCCTGCGTGATTTTGATATGGTGAATTCCGAACTTGTGATGCACGATCAGATTTTTGTGGAAAAGCGCATCGAGCGCCTCTCGGCCATGGTCAAGAAAATCAAGGATGATGACCAGAAAAAAGAGCTGGTTCTCATGGAGAAGATGCTGGTCCACCTGGAACAGGAATTGCCCCTTCGTCTGCTTGAGTTATCCGAAGACGAGGATAAGCTGATTCGCTCCTATCCGTTTATCACACTGAAAAAGCTGGTGGTTGCGGTCAATGTGGGTGAAGATGATCTTGGCAATACGGATATATTAGAAGCGTTTAAAGAGAGTTGTGATGCCCTGGACATAGAGGCGATGCTGGTTTCGGCCAAGGTGGAGGCGGAAATCGCCATGCTGGACAGTGCCGAGGAAAAACAGGAGTTCCTTGAGGATTTAGGCATTACCTCCACGGCCCTGGAAACCTTGACCGCCAGTTGCCTGAAGTCGTTGAACCTGATTTCGTTTTTCACTGTGGGCACAGACGAAGTCCGGCAGTGGCTGGTGAGAAAAGAAGCCAAAGCCCCCATAGCGGCCGGTGTCATCCATTCTGATCTTGAGCGCGGATTTATCCGGGCCGAAGTGTTCAAATATGATGAACTCATGTCGTTTGGCTCCGAAGCAGAGCTGAAAAAGAACGGCAAGTTCTATGTGGAAGGCAAGGAGTACGTGGTCCAGGACGGAGATATTTTAAATATCCGATTTTCAGTATAG